Genomic window (Sulfurovum sp. NBC37-1):
ATGAAGGTGAACTTACACTGCTGGGGAGAAGTATCCAAAGCAGTGATGACCGCCAGGCGCTCAAGGCGAAGATAGGCTATGTCAGCCAGCATTTCGCCCTCTATAAAGATATGACGGTACGGGAGAATCTGATCTATTTTGCCAATATGCACCGTATCCCTGTCGCTACAGCGATCAAACGTATCAACCGCTATGCGCGGGAGCTTGGTTTCGATGCGTATATGGAGCATTTGCCCGGCGAACTGCCGCTGGGGATCAATCAGAGATTTTCAGTAGCAGCGGCATTGCTTCATGAACCGGTCATTCTCTTCCTCGACGAACCGACCTCGGGAGTCGATACGATCGCCAGAGCGCAGTTTTGGGAGATGCTACACCGGCTCAAGACATCATGGGGTATCTCCATCCTGATCACGACACACTATATGAGTGAGGCGGAGTATTGCGACCGGGTCGTTCTGATGCGCCAGGGCAGGAAGATCGCAGATGATACGGTCAAAGCACTCTACGCCAAACACCCCGAAGCCCGGAACTTTGAAGATATCTTCCTGAGCTACTACAGGAGCGAATCATGAAATTCTCCGTTGTCAAGGCCTATATGCTCAAAGAGTTCACCGAGCTGTTCCGATCGAAGCTGATCATCATGGTCTATCTGCTACCCAGCATGATCATGCTGCTTTTCGGCTACGGGATCCGTATGGAAGTGACACATGCAAGAACGCTTATCATCGACAACGACCACAGCCATTTTTCCAGAATGCTGACAGCGAAATTCGAGCATTCCAAATATTTCAACGCCAAGGTCACGCAGATGAGTGAAGCCGAGGCCCTGCATCGCATCAAGCAGGCAAAGGCCGATATCATCGTCATTATCCCCTCTTCGTTTGAAAAACGTATTCTGCATGGACAGAAGAGTGAGATCGGTGTGTTCGTCGACGGTGCCTTTCCCAACAGGGGTATGACAATGGAGAGCTATGTGCAGGGGGTCATCCTCGATACCGCGCAGAGTGTAGGCGGGTCGCTGGGCAGGCAAAGTGGTATGATCACCATCAACAGCCGGAATCTCTTCAACCAGGCAATGCGTGATGAAGATGCTATTGTCCCCGGACTGATAGGTCTGGTGCTGCTGGTGGCACCGGCCATACTTTCTGCGCTGATGATCGTCAAAGAGAAGGAACGGGGAACGATCTTCAACTTTTACGCTTCCCCGCTGGGCAGAAGCGAATTTCTTGCAGCAAAACTGATACCGGGATTTCTGTTACATTCGCTCAATATTTTTATCCTTTTTCTCTGGGCGACGGAACTCTTCGGTGTGCCGTTTCGGGGGAGTTTTATGCTCTACTGGTTCGCGTCCGAGATCTACATATTGATCAGCCTCTCCATCGGGATGCTGATATCGGTTATCACCAGGCAGCAGATCGTCGCGGTGGTACTTACGATCATTATCACGATCATTCCGGGCTTTCTCTATTCGGGGATCCTGATGCCGATCTCTTCTATGGCCGGTGAGTCTTACATTGAAGCGCATCTTTTTCCGGTCATGTATTTCAACCATATCATTTATGACTGTTTTCTCTCCGGGACAGGACTCGCCTCCGCCAAAACGGTTGAATATCTCGCTATTCTCAT
Coding sequences:
- a CDS encoding ABC transporter permease, whose translation is MKFSVVKAYMLKEFTELFRSKLIIMVYLLPSMIMLLFGYGIRMEVTHARTLIIDNDHSHFSRMLTAKFEHSKYFNAKVTQMSEAEALHRIKQAKADIIVIIPSSFEKRILHGQKSEIGVFVDGAFPNRGMTMESYVQGVILDTAQSVGGSLGRQSGMITINSRNLFNQAMRDEDAIVPGLIGLVLLVAPAILSALMIVKEKERGTIFNFYASPLGRSEFLAAKLIPGFLLHSLNIFILFLWATELFGVPFRGSFMLYWFASEIYILISLSIGMLISVITRQQIVAVVLTIIITIIPGFLYSGILMPISSMAGESYIEAHLFPVMYFNHIIYDCFLSGTGLASAKTVEYLAILIIYAVILLVMGSTLLKKELK